In Leuconostoc kimchii IMSNU 11154, the DNA window TATATGTTCATCTTGTGCCCATTCTGCACAGTTAGTCATATTCCAACCTGCTGTATGGTACTTCCATTGACCATTTCTTGTGCCGCCCATTCAGGCATTAGATCCACCCTGTATTGAAATTCTTCAACTACTACTGGCTTCGCTCTGTATTTAGCCATTAATTTTCCTCCGTATATTTTCCAAATAACTCATCTTTTAATAAATCAAAAATTTTAGAGTGACCTACAACATCAAATTTATTACTGTTTTCAATATTTTTTAAATCATCTTTGTAAAATGCTTGATTATCAATTTCTATTTTTCCGTGCAAATGAATAGCTCTCACATATCTTCCATTAACACCCATGTAAATGAAATTTCTACTCCAGTATTGATTTTCTTTTTCAAAATATTTGTCATGTGAAGCCATGTTATTTCTAACAATGTCGCCGATTTCAGGATATGCTCTAAACTTAATCTCTCTGCTCATCTGTAACCTCCACTAATTCAATTGCGTTCTTTGATGATAGGTAATTGTTGAAGTAATCTACAAATTCTGATAATGTGATAACCCAATTTTTACCTTTTAGTAGTGAATATCCCTCGTTGACTAAATCTCCGTTTTTATATCGCGTGTCATAGTACGCATTGAAATTGTCTAGTGCACCCGGGATTATTTCTTTTATTCGTTTCATCTTTACTCCTAAGCAAATACCAACTTAACTTTATCGACTTCTCTATCTTCGATTTCTTTTTGCAGATGACCATAAATCTTATTGATCATATCCGTGTTTGAATGCCCAACCTGCTTAGCAATGTAATTTATTTGAATGCCGTTTGAGATTAGTGTTGAGATGTAGCTGTGGCGCAATTTGTGTACTGAAATCGCGCCAATGCCTCTCAATTTCAAATATTGGTGCAACTTCTCGTTGACTGTTGAATTAAAGATATGCTTATCTTTCTCATGAAGTAGTGGTAAGTCGCTATCGCTAAGATTATTTTTTTCTGAATACTCATGATATTCGAATAATAGTTTTTCGATTGTTGGATCAATATTTACGGTGCGAATGCTGGACAGATTTTTTGTCGGCATAAAGCCGCCTGTTCTGGTCTTGTAATTCCACGTCTTATTAATTGACAATTTGCCATCAGAAACATCAGATATTTGAATTCCCATAACCTCACTAATACGTGCCCCTGTATGAATTGCAACCGCTAGTATCATCAAGTAGGTTTGCTCAGATATTGGACCATTTTTAAATATTGGTTCCTTGTTTAATACTTCTTCTAGTTTGAAATCCAAATAATTTTTAAATCCCACGAACTCCTTCATATCTAGCCATTTCTTTTCGTTCTTTTTGTCGGAACGTTTTTCAGGACTCCAACTGTTTTCAACTGAGTGAATGACAATGTTTGTCTTACTAAATCCAGTGATGAAACCGTCATCAACCGCATAATTCAGTGATGAATATATCAAGTTTTTAAAATCAGTTACTGTTTGATGTTGTCTTGTCTTTCCGTACTCATCTAACATAAACTGCAATACTTGCCGATTATTCTCTAAATCAGTTAACTTCAACTCGTGTAAATTATTTTCCAACCACTTTTTTGTAAGTTGGTACTTGCAATAAGTAACTTTAGTCACGAAATCCTTTTTGTAATTTACTGCAAACCATTCAAAATATTCCCAAAATTTCATCTTGCTAACAGATGATACTATTTTCTGTTTTAAACTTTCAACTTCAACATCAGATGTCAAATATTCCATATGTGTTTAACTCACTTTCTATATGCGCTTCGTATTTCTCGCCTTCCCATTTTTGAATACCGAAATATTTTTTGACTTCATCAGAATAGGGCATGATATTCACGCTTGAAAAACCCAAAAAGTCATCATTATCATTTTGAATAAAGAAAACGCCACGCGCTTCTCTGGTCAACACATCACCGTGTACCACGGCAGCGTTTATTCCGCGTATTGCTAGGTTAAAAATCAAGAATGGTAGCGCCCTGTCTGACAATTCTTCCGCGAAGAACAGGTAATTAGACGGCTTGTAATCAAACGGACTAGTAGCCATTTGGTCTTGATGCCATTTTCTGATTAGCATGCCACCTGTTCCAGCTGTTGGTTCGTAGTAACTGTTACTAGTGCCGACAATCTTTGACAATATATCTGATATTGAATCAGGCGTAAAATCTTGTTTGTTTTTCTTCCGTTCCGCCTGTTCCTCTTCGTAATATTCATGAAATCCGTCATATGATAAATCTCTAGTATATTCGTCTAAATATCTCATCATTGCCGTTTCACGTTTTTCTTTGTCGAGAACGATCTTCATCATTTCATCTGGTAGTTTAAACGACTCTTTAACTCCAAATATCTCGTGTATTGTTTTACTGGCTGTTTTAATCATCATTTCTCCTCTATGAATTTTTCTAGTTTTAAATCAAGCGCTTTGGACAATTTAACAATTGAGCTAAAATACGGGTCGCGTCTCCTGCCACTAACGATCATAATGACGTTGTTCCCATCGTTAAATCCCCCCCTGCGAGCCACATCTGCATATCTGTAATCCAATGCCAACATCTGTTTAGCAACTAATCTACCAATATGCGTATTTTCAGGGTCTTATGAAAAGAAAATTAAATTGTCGTGTCTGAGTTCTCTCATGTTCTTGCCTCTATTTCGTAAATTTCAACTCTTGGCTCGGCTTTGTCGATGTAAAAATCGTGGTCAAATCCGTTGATGTTTTTAAAATTGTCATTATCCAGAAACGGACGTCTGTGCGTGATGGCCTTTTGCATGCCATCAAATATAAATTTTTGTGTAAATGCCCAGTTGTCTGGGTCAATTCTCTTGTCTGGTAAATACCAGTCAAACTTTAATTTGCACGGCCAATTAAATGCCACGCCATCGACCATTGCTTGAAGAAATATTGATCTTGCATACAAAGTCCCTTGCTTTTTCAACTTAGCTGCAATGAATTTATTCTTTCTTTCAGCTTCAATATATTTGTTTAGTGTCAATGGTTTCAAAACCGTTAACCCTAACGTAACTTTTTCCATTGTTTTTTACCCTCTAAAACGTTCACTGTGATATTTTAGCTTTCAAACGTCTATTTATACCAGATGACTATTTAAATGTGTTATTCGCTAGTTTAACTAGTAAATAATCGTCTTAGAACTCACACGCCATCGTTAGCTCGCTTAAATAATCTGCAACGCTTCATCAAAACCAAATTCACTACGCGTCTTTTCAGAACGTCCCTTGCCTGTGTGTTTCACAATGCTGTTGCTGTTAATGTATCGACGGCATGCAATCGCGTTGCCAATAAAATAAATAACTTGCGTCTTGATGCCAATCACTTTATGATTTTCCAAATTTCCGTCCTCTGATTTCTAGTTCTTTTAATATTTCTGGCGTGACCAACACGCCGTTAATGTGATATTTACTTTTAAATTCTGACAGTCCAACGCTGTGCAACTCCATATGATGCGCGTGGCTCAAACTAAACACCGTGTTGCCAACGTTACTGATGGCGTTTCTATCTCGTCCCATGCCAACCGCGTGTTCGCCGTGAGCTAGCTCAACTGGTCGTGAACCGTCAATAACATCAAAACCCTCAATCAGAGCCTTGTACTCCCAATGTTTTATTTCATCGGGTTCTAACGCATCTAGTGGCTTAAAACTCAATGGCACATCGTGTTCTGCCACAAAGTCCAACATGAATGTGATGAGCTCCGCTGCTACTGATTTTTCGACATCTCGTAACGAGAACTCGTCTAAGTCCTTCCATTGCTCGAACCACATCTTAAACATTTGCTTGACGTATTCCGGCATGTCGCCTGACCAATTAGAGATGTCACGGAACAGTGCGTATATGAATTTGCGTTGCTTGCTGCTAATCTCACGGTCATCAGTCACTTGTATCTCAACTAATGTCTGTTTAAACAACTGATAGGTTGCCAAGAATTGATTAGCGCTTGTTTCATCTTCAAATCTAAATATGATTTCATTACCCGCTTTTTTAGTTGGGTACGCTTGAAAAATTTTCAT includes these proteins:
- a CDS encoding site-specific integrase, which translates into the protein MEYLTSDVEVESLKQKIVSSVSKMKFWEYFEWFAVNYKKDFVTKVTYCKYQLTKKWLENNLHELKLTDLENNRQVLQFMLDEYGKTRQHQTVTDFKNLIYSSLNYAVDDGFITGFSKTNIVIHSVENSWSPEKRSDKKNEKKWLDMKEFVGFKNYLDFKLEEVLNKEPIFKNGPISEQTYLMILAVAIHTGARISEVMGIQISDVSDGKLSINKTWNYKTRTGGFMPTKNLSSIRTVNIDPTIEKLLFEYHEYSEKNNLSDSDLPLLHEKDKHIFNSTVNEKLHQYLKLRGIGAISVHKLRHSYISTLISNGIQINYIAKQVGHSNTDMINKIYGHLQKEIEDREVDKVKLVFA
- a CDS encoding N-6 DNA methylase produces the protein MMIKTASKTIHEIFGVKESFKLPDEMMKIVLDKEKRETAMMRYLDEYTRDLSYDGFHEYYEEEQAERKKNKQDFTPDSISDILSKIVGTSNSYYEPTAGTGGMLIRKWHQDQMATSPFDYKPSNYLFFAEELSDRALPFLIFNLAIRGINAAVVHGDVLTREARGVFFIQNDNDDFLGFSSVNIMPYSDEVKKYFGIQKWEGEKYEAHIESELNTYGIFDI
- a CDS encoding dTDP-glucose pyrophosphorylase translates to MEKVTLGLTVLKPLTLNKYIEAERKNKFIAAKLKKQGTLYARSIFLQAMVDGVAFNWPCKLKFDWYLPDKRIDPDNWAFTQKFIFDGMQKAITHRRPFLDNDNFKNINGFDHDFYIDKAEPRVEIYEIEART
- a CDS encoding putative HNHc nuclease, encoding MKIFQAYPTKKAGNEIIFRFEDETSANQFLATYQLFKQTLVEIQVTDDREISSKQRKFIYALFRDISNWSGDMPEYVKQMFKMWFEQWKDLDEFSLRDVEKSVAAELITFMLDFVAEHDVPLSFKPLDALEPDEIKHWEYKALIEGFDVIDGSRPVELAHGEHAVGMGRDRNAISNVGNTVFSLSHAHHMELHSVGLSEFKSKYHINGVLVTPEILKELEIRGRKFGKS